From Xylocopilactobacillus apis, a single genomic window includes:
- a CDS encoding sensor histidine kinase, translated as MNIINYLVLGIFAIFIILTFFVIVSFVRAFNYRRDTEIKFAQNKQLKDYLDNIEQQYQELRHFKHDYKNMLLALEGFVKEGDHKQFKEYYEQLVREQPSQSELEDQSISNINYLKNEPIRGLIIEKFFYARKLGINLELEITESIEIKNHDILSIVRVIGILLDNAIEQATKEENKLVICALIKSNDQIVITVDNFVNDLEDLSQISQSGYTTKSGHSGFGLNNVDKIVKQNENLFFETEVVKQHFQATLMITGE; from the coding sequence ATGAATATTATCAACTATTTAGTGTTGGGCATCTTCGCAATTTTTATAATTTTAACTTTCTTTGTAATTGTGTCATTCGTGCGAGCATTTAATTATCGAAGAGATACTGAAATAAAATTTGCGCAAAATAAGCAATTAAAAGACTACCTTGATAATATTGAACAGCAATATCAAGAACTACGTCATTTTAAACATGATTATAAAAATATGCTTTTGGCTCTGGAAGGTTTTGTAAAAGAGGGAGACCATAAACAATTTAAAGAGTACTATGAGCAGTTAGTTAGGGAGCAGCCTAGTCAAAGTGAATTAGAAGATCAGTCAATTAGTAACATTAATTATTTAAAAAACGAACCGATTAGAGGATTAATCATTGAAAAATTTTTCTATGCTAGAAAGTTGGGAATTAATTTAGAGCTGGAAATTACAGAATCGATTGAAATCAAAAATCACGATATTTTATCAATTGTTAGAGTAATTGGAATATTGTTAGATAACGCAATTGAACAGGCAACAAAAGAAGAGAATAAATTAGTAATTTGTGCTTTAATTAAATCAAACGATCAAATTGTGATTACAGTTGATAACTTTGTTAATGATCTAGAAGATCTAAGCCAGATTTCTCAAAGTGGCTATACCACTAAGTCGGGGCATTCAGGCTTTGGGTTAAATAACGTTGATAAAATTGTAAAGCAGAATGAAAATTTGTTTTTCGAAACGGAAGTTGTAAAACAGCATTTCCAAGCAACATTAATGATTACAGGAGAATAA
- a CDS encoding MFS transporter encodes MNKRQLSLSLYLNYFIHGFGLIILTQNMQALSNHWQTPIATVSYVVSGVGIGRLVAYFILGNLSDHFGRKIFVNVGMLSYFIFFVGMAFVKNIQVAYMLSILAGIANSALDSGTYTTFIEMGSPQGSANVLIKAFVSCGEFILPLVVANLESNKLWYGWSFMIAAVILVFNFVFLNRQKFPPRNQDDVETESASQELTGTKKIIVSVSLMGYGYTAMALMILYTQWITLFVRKTFNFSMSLSHWLLSLYSIGSITGVIIIFLLLRKGIPENKLLLMLNIMSLLALAIVCYSPIAIISMLAAFAFGFSAAGGVLQMGLNLFIKLYPHVKGRITGVYFTFGSLASFSIPIITGWLSKQSTASAMRFDLIIGIAGVIFTGLTHWALTTSKTNLQKEQ; translated from the coding sequence ATGAATAAACGTCAACTATCGCTTAGTTTATACCTAAACTATTTCATCCATGGCTTTGGATTAATTATCCTAACGCAAAATATGCAGGCCTTAAGTAATCATTGGCAGACCCCCATTGCTACAGTATCTTACGTCGTTTCAGGCGTTGGAATCGGTCGGCTGGTCGCTTACTTTATCCTGGGTAACTTATCTGACCACTTTGGACGGAAAATTTTCGTCAACGTTGGGATGCTCAGTTACTTTATCTTTTTTGTCGGAATGGCTTTTGTAAAAAATATCCAAGTGGCTTACATGCTGTCCATCTTAGCAGGAATTGCTAACTCTGCTCTTGATTCAGGTACTTATACTACTTTTATCGAGATGGGAAGTCCTCAAGGTTCCGCTAATGTTCTAATAAAAGCTTTTGTCTCATGCGGTGAATTTATCCTACCATTGGTAGTTGCGAACCTTGAATCTAATAAGCTCTGGTATGGTTGGTCATTCATGATTGCAGCAGTAATTTTAGTTTTCAATTTTGTTTTCTTAAATCGCCAAAAGTTCCCGCCCCGCAATCAAGACGATGTTGAAACTGAATCTGCCAGTCAAGAACTAACTGGCACAAAAAAAATAATAGTTTCCGTCAGTTTGATGGGCTACGGATATACAGCAATGGCCCTGATGATTTTATACACCCAGTGGATTACTCTTTTCGTTAGGAAAACTTTTAACTTTAGTATGTCTTTATCTCATTGGCTCTTATCTTTATACAGTATCGGTTCAATTACGGGAGTTATTATAATTTTCCTTTTACTACGCAAAGGCATTCCTGAAAACAAACTGTTATTAATGCTTAATATCATGTCCTTGCTGGCATTAGCCATCGTTTGTTACAGTCCAATTGCTATTATTTCCATGCTGGCAGCTTTTGCTTTTGGATTTTCTGCTGCCGGCGGAGTACTGCAAATGGGACTTAACCTTTTTATCAAACTCTATCCTCATGTCAAAGGTCGCATTACAGGAGTCTACTTTACCTTCGGCAGTCTGGCTTCATTTTCAATTCCGATTATTACCGGATGGCTGTCAAAACAAAGTACAGCAAGTGCCATGCGTTTTGATTTAATAATCGGGATCGCTGGGGTAATATTTACCGGTCTTACCCACTGGGCACTTACAACTTCCAAAACTAATTTACAAAAGGAGCAATAA
- the aroC gene encoding chorismate synthase, which yields MINYVTAGESHGPQLTGIITGIPAGLKLDIKEINDALAARQGGFGRGDRQKIEHDSVEITGGVRHDVTLGSPISLTIQNRDYSHWSQIMDPISPATQSNTLRQITRPRPGHADLVGGMKYGQSDLRNVLERSSARETAMRVALGQICKQLLAQLDINLIGYVQQIGANKIPDQDLSVQEINNAIEQNDLRILDSNFVEQIHNSILQAKKDGDTLGGIIKVVVENVPAGLGSYISWDTKLDGQLAGAVMGINAMKGVEIGDGFAAAGKPGSQVMDEIDWNPDTGWSRITNHLGGFEGGMTNSMPLVIKAAMKPIPTLYKPLQTVDIKTKEKQKAQVERSDTTAIVPASIVVESVVAIEIAKAITATFEASNLDRLEKELHNYREELLRY from the coding sequence ATGATTAATTACGTTACTGCTGGAGAATCTCACGGTCCGCAATTAACTGGCATTATCACTGGGATTCCGGCTGGTTTGAAATTAGACATTAAAGAAATTAATGATGCTTTAGCTGCTCGGCAGGGTGGGTTTGGCCGAGGAGACCGCCAAAAGATTGAACACGATTCAGTAGAAATCACTGGTGGTGTCCGTCATGATGTTACTCTTGGAAGTCCAATCTCTTTAACAATTCAAAATCGGGACTATTCCCATTGGAGTCAAATTATGGATCCCATTAGTCCAGCGACCCAAAGTAATACTTTACGCCAAATTACTCGTCCGAGACCTGGACATGCTGATTTGGTCGGTGGTATGAAATATGGTCAAAGTGATCTAAGAAATGTCTTAGAACGTTCTTCTGCCCGTGAAACAGCAATGCGGGTCGCACTGGGACAAATCTGCAAGCAATTATTAGCCCAGCTTGATATTAATTTGATTGGCTATGTTCAACAAATCGGCGCAAATAAGATTCCAGACCAAGATTTATCTGTTCAAGAAATTAACAACGCAATTGAACAAAATGACCTCCGAATTTTAGACTCGAATTTTGTTGAACAAATTCACAATTCAATCTTACAGGCAAAAAAAGACGGCGACACTCTTGGTGGAATTATTAAGGTCGTTGTCGAAAACGTACCTGCAGGTTTAGGAAGCTATATTAGTTGGGATACAAAACTAGACGGTCAATTAGCTGGAGCGGTTATGGGAATCAATGCGATGAAAGGTGTTGAAATCGGCGATGGCTTTGCTGCTGCTGGCAAACCCGGCAGCCAAGTCATGGACGAAATTGATTGGAATCCTGATACCGGCTGGAGTCGGATAACCAATCATCTCGGAGGTTTTGAAGGCGGCATGACTAACAGTATGCCGCTTGTTATCAAAGCAGCAATGAAACCAATCCCAACTCTTTATAAACCGCTGCAAACTGTGGACATCAAAACTAAAGAAAAGCAAAAAGCTCAAGTTGAACGATCAGATACTACGGCAATCGTGCCAGCCTCGATTGTAGTCGAAAGTGTGGTTGCAATTGAAATTGCGAAAGCTATTACCGCAACTTTTGAGGCAAGCAACTTAGATCGTCTAGAAAAAGAACTCCACAATTATCGGGAAGAATTGCTTCGATACTAA
- a CDS encoding amino acid biosynthesis protein, whose amino-acid sequence MNVHTLGPSDTDSYAAAADYNSHYQNNLAQIICHKSFEEILTNLADYSKEYLIIPTAFKSKSLHASWGDVHYTLLDQMNLITSFITKLDPLVVVKRINAANKIGYTHAATAQLLKHTIKDVSVITTPSKYLAYQAYQKNKAAYVLTNTKNIKLTAKETIIKSFSPSMVWCLYQIN is encoded by the coding sequence ATGAATGTCCATACCTTAGGTCCAAGTGATACTGATAGCTATGCAGCAGCAGCTGACTATAATTCCCACTATCAAAATAATCTTGCCCAAATTATCTGCCATAAAAGTTTTGAAGAGATCCTCACTAACTTGGCAGACTATTCAAAAGAGTATTTAATCATTCCAACAGCTTTTAAATCAAAGAGCTTACACGCAAGCTGGGGTGACGTTCATTATACCTTGCTGGATCAAATGAACTTAATTACTTCTTTTATCACCAAGCTAGATCCTTTAGTTGTGGTCAAAAGGATTAATGCAGCAAATAAAATTGGATATACTCATGCAGCAACCGCCCAACTTTTGAAACACACAATTAAAGACGTATCAGTTATAACTACCCCTAGTAAATATCTGGCGTACCAAGCTTATCAGAAAAATAAAGCTGCATATGTCTTAACGAATACCAAAAACATTAAACTAACCGCCAAAGAAACTATTATTAAAAGTTTTTCCCCCTCAATGGTGTGGTGTTTATATCAAATTAATTAG
- the aroA gene encoding 3-phosphoshikimate 1-carboxyvinyltransferase, with amino-acid sequence MKLKSFSKNGLHGQISVPGDKSISHRGLILGAISDGTTQLHHFLAADDCLSTLNALKDLGVPITRKNDFLTIEGQGLTGLKRPTKSLDMGNAGTATRLLAGLLAGQSFNSTLIGDSSLSKRPMGRVQTPLQQMGAKIELTDGHLPMTITGQKLHSIDYQMTVASAQVKSALIFAALQADEKSTIKEFLPTRDHTERLLNKFGANITTSDDGYTITVEPHPHLVGQDLTIPGDMSSAAFFITAASIIPNSKITILNVGINPTRTGLLKILEKMGGKVKIINRSQSDGEPTADLEIESAQLKPIKITSKDIPDVIDELPLVALLAAAANGVSEVTGALELRVKETDRISTIVTELQKLGIKITELTDGFIIDGRDDWQIQDSKLDSHGDHRIGMMLAIAALRVKEPLTLENEDAISISYPQFFDDLKEIEDADSN; translated from the coding sequence ATGAAATTAAAATCTTTTTCTAAAAATGGTCTTCACGGACAAATTAGTGTTCCCGGTGATAAAAGCATTTCTCACCGCGGACTAATTCTCGGAGCCATAAGTGACGGCACGACCCAACTGCATCACTTTTTAGCAGCCGATGACTGCTTATCGACTTTAAATGCGCTAAAAGACCTCGGGGTCCCCATTACCCGCAAAAATGATTTCCTTACAATCGAAGGTCAGGGATTAACTGGATTAAAAAGACCAACCAAAAGTTTAGACATGGGAAACGCAGGCACTGCAACTCGACTTCTAGCAGGCCTCTTAGCCGGACAATCATTTAATTCCACTTTAATCGGTGACTCCTCACTAAGCAAAAGACCCATGGGGAGAGTCCAGACGCCCCTTCAGCAGATGGGCGCCAAAATTGAATTAACTGACGGACATTTACCAATGACCATCACTGGCCAGAAGTTACACTCAATTGATTACCAAATGACGGTTGCAAGCGCCCAAGTTAAGAGTGCCCTAATTTTTGCAGCCTTACAGGCAGATGAAAAAAGTACCATTAAAGAATTCTTGCCGACCCGCGATCATACTGAACGCTTACTTAATAAATTTGGAGCTAACATAACTACAAGTGATGACGGATACACGATTACAGTCGAACCTCATCCTCATCTAGTCGGACAGGATTTAACTATTCCAGGTGACATGTCTTCGGCTGCATTCTTTATTACCGCCGCCAGTATTATCCCTAACTCTAAAATCACAATTTTAAATGTCGGAATTAATCCCACGCGTACTGGTTTATTAAAGATTTTAGAAAAAATGGGCGGAAAAGTTAAGATCATTAATCGTTCTCAATCAGACGGCGAGCCAACAGCCGATCTAGAAATTGAAAGTGCACAGTTAAAACCAATTAAAATCACTTCCAAAGATATCCCAGACGTAATTGATGAATTACCATTAGTTGCCCTTTTAGCAGCTGCTGCAAACGGCGTGAGTGAAGTTACGGGAGCTCTTGAATTAAGAGTAAAAGAAACCGATCGTATCTCAACTATTGTCACTGAATTACAAAAACTAGGCATTAAAATTACTGAGCTTACAGACGGATTTATTATTGATGGTCGAGATGATTGGCAGATTCAAGATTCAAAATTAGATAGTCACGGTGACCATCGGATTGGAATGATGTTAGCCATTGCAGCGTTGAGAGTAAAAGAACCTCTTACTTTAGAAAATGAAGATGCCATTAGTATTTCTTATCCTCAATTTTTCGACGATCTAAAGGAGATTGAAGATGCAGATTCTAATTAA
- a CDS encoding prephenate dehydrogenase — MQILIKGMGLIGSSLALAIKEDHPAANLIGMDLNQDSLNYALRHGVVDGITDNFNETAQKADVIILACPVQTIIKDLAVLAELPLKPNVIVTDVGSTKDKIMDAALPLQQKGITFIGGHPMAGSHKSGAIAGRANLFENAFYFLVPGHAPKKTVDMLQELLTAAHVKWLIIDSKEHDQIVGQISHLPHIVAAALVNETQVTLAEFPLGLRLAAGGFKSITRIASSDPQMWTDILSSNSPILINQLEDYINELSELKEALADKNLTIIKNFFAAAKVTRDHLGPDQMGSLPNFFDLFLNIPDRAGAIAKITKILAEENLSLININILEMREEIDGVLQLTFGDLATQKRADSILQKAGYQVIRRN; from the coding sequence ATGCAGATTCTAATTAAAGGAATGGGATTAATTGGCAGTTCATTAGCTCTCGCAATTAAAGAAGATCATCCGGCTGCTAATTTAATTGGCATGGATCTTAATCAAGACAGCTTAAATTACGCTTTACGCCATGGAGTTGTAGACGGAATAACCGATAACTTTAACGAAACTGCCCAAAAAGCTGATGTCATTATTTTAGCCTGCCCCGTTCAAACCATCATTAAAGATTTAGCAGTTTTAGCTGAACTTCCACTTAAACCCAATGTTATCGTCACTGATGTCGGCAGCACTAAAGACAAAATCATGGATGCTGCGTTACCCCTTCAGCAAAAAGGAATAACTTTTATTGGCGGTCATCCAATGGCAGGATCACATAAATCGGGTGCCATTGCTGGCAGAGCTAATTTGTTTGAAAATGCTTTTTACTTTTTAGTTCCAGGGCACGCACCTAAAAAAACTGTTGATATGTTACAGGAATTACTCACTGCTGCTCATGTGAAATGGCTAATTATTGATTCTAAGGAACATGACCAAATTGTCGGACAGATCAGTCATCTACCGCATATTGTCGCAGCAGCTCTGGTAAATGAAACTCAAGTAACCCTTGCAGAATTCCCGCTTGGTTTAAGATTAGCTGCTGGAGGATTTAAAAGCATCACTCGCATTGCAAGTTCAGATCCACAAATGTGGACTGATATTTTATCTTCTAATTCTCCGATTCTTATTAATCAACTGGAAGATTATATTAATGAGCTTTCAGAGTTAAAAGAAGCTTTAGCTGACAAGAACCTAACAATTATTAAAAACTTTTTTGCTGCTGCCAAAGTTACTCGCGATCATTTAGGCCCAGATCAAATGGGTAGTTTGCCTAATTTCTTTGATTTATTCTTAAACATTCCTGATCGAGCGGGAGCCATTGCCAAAATTACTAAAATTTTAGCTGAAGAAAATCTAAGTTTAATTAATATTAATATTCTAGAAATGCGTGAAGAAATTGATGGAGTTCTGCAGTTAACATTCGGCGATCTAGCCACTCAAAAAAGAGCAGATTCAATTTTACAAAAAGCAGGATACCAAGTTATCAGGAGGAACTAA
- a CDS encoding shikimate kinase has translation MKAILIGFMGSGKTTVGQLLAEQLKTKHIDLDNLIVEEAGESISEIFAKHGEAYFRKLEQQILSKALKLPGILSTGGGTPTISANVSMLLANKAPIIWLETSNQATINHLKNDTSRPLIKDLDQEGLLKLKNQRSEQYEKIADLTIKTDCLTPLQIMLQIKDWLLRKDL, from the coding sequence ATGAAAGCTATTTTGATTGGATTCATGGGAAGCGGTAAAACGACCGTTGGTCAATTACTTGCTGAACAATTGAAAACTAAGCATATTGATTTGGACAACTTAATCGTCGAAGAAGCAGGAGAATCAATTTCAGAAATTTTTGCAAAACATGGTGAGGCTTATTTTCGCAAACTGGAGCAGCAAATTCTAAGCAAAGCTTTAAAACTCCCCGGAATTTTATCGACCGGCGGAGGTACACCAACTATTTCTGCTAATGTATCAATGTTATTAGCTAATAAAGCTCCAATTATTTGGCTGGAAACCAGCAATCAAGCTACGATAAACCATCTAAAAAATGATACCAGCAGACCATTAATTAAAGACTTAGATCAAGAAGGACTATTAAAACTAAAAAATCAGCGATCTGAACAATACGAAAAAATCGCTGATTTAACTATCAAAACGGATTGCTTAACACCGCTGCAGATTATGCTGCAAATTAAAGACTGGTTACTCAGAAAGGACCTATAA
- a CDS encoding shikimate dehydrogenase, producing MNERIDGHTILIGLMAYPIRHSMSPTMHNNAFAKLGLNYAYLAFEITNDNLPQAIDAIRTLDMRGSNISMPNKQKVIPLLDKLDPAAEMVGAVNTIVNDHGTLTGYVTDGTGFMQALKDENLDIIGEKMTLAGGGGAGTAIAIQAAIDGVKEISIFNRHDDLWENAKRNVDIINENTNCKATLHELEDQDDFKNEIQDCAIYCDSTGVGMKPLEDQSLVNDPSWFKKDMIVYDTVYAPRTTKLMNIAQDAGVKHVYNGLSMMLEQGAEAFKLWTNQEMPVEYIRDLLFSEE from the coding sequence ATGAACGAACGAATCGACGGACACACAATTTTAATTGGATTAATGGCATATCCCATTAGACACTCCATGTCACCTACTATGCACAACAATGCTTTTGCTAAACTGGGACTCAACTATGCATATTTAGCTTTTGAAATAACTAACGATAACCTACCGCAGGCAATTGATGCTATACGTACTCTTGATATGCGGGGATCAAATATCTCAATGCCCAATAAACAAAAGGTTATTCCCTTATTGGATAAACTTGATCCAGCCGCCGAAATGGTCGGAGCGGTTAATACAATCGTAAACGATCACGGAACGCTAACTGGTTATGTTACTGACGGTACTGGTTTTATGCAGGCTTTAAAAGATGAAAATTTAGATATTATTGGTGAAAAAATGACCCTTGCTGGAGGCGGCGGGGCTGGAACTGCAATTGCCATTCAAGCAGCAATTGATGGCGTCAAAGAAATTTCTATTTTTAATCGGCACGATGATTTATGGGAAAACGCTAAGCGTAATGTCGATATAATTAATGAAAATACTAATTGTAAAGCCACTCTCCATGAATTAGAAGACCAAGATGATTTTAAAAATGAAATTCAAGACTGTGCAATTTATTGCGATTCAACCGGTGTTGGAATGAAACCTTTAGAAGATCAGAGTCTGGTTAATGATCCAAGTTGGTTTAAAAAAGATATGATTGTCTACGATACCGTCTATGCTCCAAGAACTACTAAATTAATGAATATCGCTCAAGATGCAGGCGTGAAACATGTCTATAATGGGCTTTCGATGATGCTGGAACAAGGCGCCGAAGCCTTCAAACTTTGGACTAATCAAGAAATGCCCGTTGAGTATATCCGTGATTTATTATTTAGCGAGGAATAA
- the aroD gene encoding type I 3-dehydroquinate dehydratase gives MSGTTRIRNITLGVGRPKIAVPIIGTNKEEIITQAAKAKDTQPDLIEWRIDYFEQVMNFSALQSVGQELRQTIGDIALLTTFRTKNEGGQIELAHVEDYADICQSVLQGKFTDAIDIERFYQDDIVKQIVQLAHQDNVIVIMSNHDFVKTPSAKDIKQRLLDMIEFGADAAKIAVMPESLADVLTLMTATQEASKIANRPLITMSMGDIGKVSRIAGEVFGSTVTFATVGAASAPGQIPIEHLRQDLIDLQLDPH, from the coding sequence GTGTCAGGAACAACAAGAATCAGAAATATTACTTTAGGAGTTGGACGACCGAAAATTGCAGTGCCGATTATTGGTACTAATAAAGAAGAAATCATTACCCAAGCTGCAAAAGCAAAAGATACTCAACCAGATTTAATTGAGTGGCGCATTGATTATTTTGAACAAGTAATGAATTTCAGTGCGTTACAATCTGTCGGTCAAGAATTGCGCCAAACTATTGGCGATATCGCACTTCTTACAACTTTTAGAACTAAAAACGAAGGCGGACAGATAGAACTAGCTCACGTAGAGGATTACGCCGATATTTGTCAAAGCGTTTTACAAGGTAAGTTCACTGATGCCATTGATATCGAACGATTTTATCAAGACGATATTGTAAAACAAATCGTGCAGCTTGCCCATCAAGACAATGTTATTGTAATAATGAGCAATCATGATTTTGTTAAAACTCCAAGCGCCAAAGATATCAAACAACGACTTTTAGACATGATTGAATTTGGAGCCGACGCAGCAAAAATTGCTGTTATGCCTGAGTCTTTAGCTGATGTTTTAACACTAATGACCGCAACACAGGAAGCGTCAAAGATCGCTAATCGTCCTCTGATTACCATGTCCATGGGGGATATTGGTAAAGTTTCCCGCATTGCAGGAGAAGTCTTTGGTTCAACTGTAACTTTTGCAACTGTCGGGGCTGCATCTGCTCCCGGTCAAATCCCAATTGAACATTTACGACAAGATTTAATAGATTTACAGCTAGACCCTCATTGA
- a CDS encoding recombinase family protein — protein sequence MLRYLRDGDEIVVSSLDRLSGSTEDIENIMGKIRDRGATLTILNLPTFKGIEPYSFGGARTSISYSIV from the coding sequence ATTTTGAGATACTTGCGTGATGGTGATGAAATTGTTGTAAGCAGTTTGGATCGCTTGAGCGGTTCTACTGAAGACATTGAGAATATAATGGGAAAAATTAGAGATCGTGGAGCAACTCTTACTATTCTAAATCTACCGACTTTTAAGGGCATTGAACCGTATTCCTTTGGTGGTGCGAGGACTAGTATCTCCTACTCGATCGTCTAA
- a CDS encoding recombinase family protein, with amino-acid sequence MKIGYIRVSSKDQNLDHQIEQLEKEECEKIFTENKSGSH; translated from the coding sequence TTGAAAATCGGATATATTAGAGTTAGCTCTAAAGATCAAAATCTAGATCACCAAATTGAGCAACTTGAAAAAGAAGAATGTGAGAAAATTTTTACTGAAAATAAATCTGGTTCTCATTAA
- a CDS encoding type II toxin-antitoxin system PemK/MazF family toxin, translated as MILERYIIEITFDPSRGDEIKKRRPALIVSNDEYNKGRRQSTLCPITSTKKEGFYLVLYI; from the coding sequence ATAATTTTAGAGAGATATATAATAGAGATCACGTTTGATCCTAGTCGTGGAGATGAAATTAAAAAAAGAAGACCAGCATTAATCGTTAGTAACGATGAGTATAATAAAGGTCGCCGCCAATCAACTTTATGCCCAATAACATCAACTAAAAAAGAGGGATTCTACCTTGTTTTGTACATTTAA
- the mazE gene encoding type II toxin-antitoxin system PemI/MazE family antitoxin codes for MQMAIDNVKVRKQGNSLSINLTKKLNLKEGQELYLYRNKLGFITLVPKLPNLYKTATKEELENMDPDGLAKSTPITESNLNVD; via the coding sequence ATGCAGATGGCTATAGACAATGTGAAAGTTAGAAAGCAAGGAAATTCTTTATCTATCAACTTGACTAAAAAATTAAATCTTAAGGAAGGGCAAGAGTTGTATTTATATAGAAATAAATTAGGTTTTATCACTTTAGTGCCCAAGCTACCTAATTTATATAAAACGGCAACGAAAGAAGAGCTAGAAAACATGGACCCCGATGGACTGGCTAAAAGTACACCAATTACAGAAAGCAATTTAAATGTTGATTAA
- a CDS encoding type IV toxin-antitoxin system AbiEi family antitoxin domain-containing protein, with protein sequence MGNLKQSDKVLEFLRNNGGQITYEQAKNIGVSTITLSRMNKLNQIEKLMPGVYIDPIELGDDFAALQYRFSKGVYFRDNALFLYGMIDRTPSRYEMNFPLSYSYSQKLNVPLKIFRQRNDLYQLGITKIQSPGGHWVNTYSVERTLCDILRIRSDPETIKQAMNSYVQMEGRDLRSLLDFAEIFNVKDEIMNYMSVLL encoded by the coding sequence GTGGGTAATTTGAAGCAGTCAGATAAGGTCCTAGAATTTCTTAGAAACAATGGCGGACAAATAACCTACGAGCAGGCAAAAAATATCGGCGTTTCGACAATAACTCTTTCGAGAATGAACAAACTAAACCAAATTGAAAAATTGATGCCAGGAGTTTATATCGACCCAATCGAACTTGGTGATGATTTTGCTGCTCTTCAATACCGTTTTTCTAAAGGTGTTTATTTTAGAGATAATGCTTTATTTTTATATGGAATGATTGATCGAACTCCCAGCAGATATGAAATGAATTTTCCTTTATCTTATTCTTATAGTCAGAAATTAAATGTTCCATTAAAGATTTTCAGGCAAAGAAATGACTTATACCAACTGGGTATAACAAAAATCCAGAGTCCAGGAGGGCATTGGGTTAACACATATTCAGTTGAGAGAACGTTGTGTGATATTTTAAGAATTAGGTCAGATCCCGAAACAATTAAACAGGCAATGAACAGCTACGTTCAGATGGAAGGAAGAGATTTACGCTCTTTATTAGATTTCGCTGAAATTTTTAATGTTAAAGACGAGATCATGAATTATATGAGCGTTCTATTGTGA
- a CDS encoding YxeA family protein: MKKTVQVIIISLVLIIVVLFGLGQVTKNNDSTWAYIADMLNPVVTKQTVYAKIPTKESGSYKDSTDGKIDYTYKIETYDNKGHRRKISLTSFGNKLENKEDNYLKIVIKGQYVKGFETISVNDVPAKALEYLKRLK, encoded by the coding sequence ATGAAGAAAACAGTACAAGTTATAATTATCTCGCTCGTTTTAATTATTGTAGTTTTGTTTGGCTTGGGACAGGTTACTAAGAATAACGATTCCACTTGGGCTTATATTGCTGACATGCTTAATCCGGTAGTTACCAAACAAACCGTCTATGCAAAAATCCCGACTAAAGAGTCTGGGAGTTATAAAGACAGTACTGATGGCAAAATTGATTACACTTATAAGATAGAAACCTACGATAATAAAGGACATCGGCGAAAGATTAGTCTTACTTCATTTGGTAACAAGTTAGAAAATAAAGAAGACAATTATTTGAAAATTGTGATAAAAGGACAGTACGTTAAAGGATTTGAAACAATTTCTGTTAATGACGTTCCTGCAAAAGCATTGGAATATTTAAAGAGGCTGAAATGA
- a CDS encoding helix-turn-helix domain-containing protein yields the protein MIEITLDMEMLKKKMSSKELAQLIDITPANLSILKNGKAKGIRFSTLEKICEALDCQPGDIIKYVK from the coding sequence ATGATTGAAATAACGCTCGACATGGAAATGCTCAAGAAAAAAATGAGCTCAAAGGAATTAGCTCAATTAATTGATATCACGCCAGCTAATCTATCAATTTTAAAAAATGGCAAAGCTAAAGGGATTCGTTTCAGTACTTTAGAAAAAATCTGTGAAGCACTAGATTGCCAGCCGGGAGATATTATTAAATACGTTAAATAA